From the Clostridium putrefaciens genome, one window contains:
- the dinD gene encoding DNA damage-inducible protein D — translation MVDIEQYNEKTFEKIKNINEFGQEFWYARELVDILEYTKWGNFKKVIDKAKEACNNSDINVSDHFADVGKMVGLGSGSEREIEDIMLSRYACYLIVQNADSRKKVVALGQTYFAVQTRKQELIDNFEKESEDKKRLAIRNELVDHNKSLAEAAQMAGIEDPRDYAVFQNRGYQGLYGGLGAKEIKERKGLKKSHKILDYMGSTELAANLFRATQTDEKLRRENIKGKYKANEVHYKVGVKVRKTIEELGGTMPEDLPTPKKSVKAIEKEEQNKLKNGGEHLE, via the coding sequence ATGGTAGATATAGAACAATATAATGAGAAAACTTTTGAAAAAATAAAAAACATAAATGAGTTCGGACAAGAGTTTTGGTATGCAAGAGAGTTAGTTGACATACTTGAATACACAAAATGGGGAAATTTTAAAAAGGTAATTGATAAAGCTAAAGAAGCTTGTAACAATAGTGATATAAATGTATCAGACCATTTTGCCGACGTCGGCAAAATGGTTGGATTAGGCTCAGGTTCTGAAAGAGAAATAGAAGACATAATGCTTTCAAGATATGCATGTTACCTTATAGTGCAAAATGCGGATTCAAGGAAAAAGGTTGTTGCATTAGGCCAAACATATTTTGCAGTTCAAACAAGGAAACAAGAATTAATAGATAATTTTGAGAAAGAATCGGAAGATAAAAAGAGATTAGCTATTAGAAATGAGTTAGTAGATCATAATAAATCTTTAGCAGAAGCAGCACAAATGGCAGGTATAGAAGATCCAAGGGATTACGCAGTATTTCAAAATAGAGGATATCAAGGGTTATATGGTGGACTCGGGGCTAAAGAGATAAAGGAAAGAAAAGGATTGAAGAAAAGTCATAAAATATTGGATTATATGGGAAGTACTGAACTTGCGGCAAATCTCTTTAGAGCAACTCAAACTGATGAAAAGTTAAGACGCGAAAATATTAAAGGTAAGTATAAAGCAAACGAGGTTCATTATAAAGTTGGAGTAAAGGTAAGGAAAACAATAGAAGAACTAGGTGGAACAATGCCAGAGGACTTACCAACACCTAAGAAGAGTGTAAAGGCAATAGAAAAGGAAGAACAAAATAAGTTAAAGAATGGTGGTGAACACCTTGAATAA
- a CDS encoding restriction endonuclease subunit S translates to MNKEIAKRINLIKQGKVPEGYKNSDVGIIPKEWGIKKLTEYITSLSNGTSVNAGDRSIKNGEIGVLKTSSITINGFKPEENKLVTNGSDIKNLKVYPQKDNLVIVRKNTPELVGMVNYIDKDYENIFLPDLLWQTVFKEDCYINKKYIYYFLNTNYYNKLIKTLATGSSKSMPNIRKENFLNILISIPSNKEQNKISMVLSTLDKLIKLKQKLLQEKQKHKKGLMERLLTGKVRLKGFERKWNKIKISQILKVRNYKSEVTEDLELYSLTIEDGVTPKSDRYNREFLVKEDNKKYKITKYNDIVYNPANLRFGAIALNKIQKDVLVSPIYETLYIKDNKKHDIDFISAILTSYIQIKRFSTMAEGTLVERMAVKIKDFINFSIKIPNDLNEGKEIAKILNTADKEINLLKEEIEALKQQKKGLMQLILTGIVRVNDKER, encoded by the coding sequence TTGAATAAAGAAATAGCTAAAAGAATTAATTTAATAAAGCAAGGTAAAGTTCCTGAAGGATATAAAAATAGTGATGTAGGAATAATACCAAAAGAGTGGGGAATAAAGAAATTAACAGAATATATAACATCATTAAGTAATGGAACTAGTGTAAATGCAGGTGATAGATCTATTAAGAATGGTGAAATAGGGGTACTAAAGACTTCTAGTATAACAATTAATGGATTTAAACCTGAGGAAAATAAATTAGTAACTAATGGTTCTGATATAAAGAATCTTAAAGTATATCCTCAAAAAGATAATTTGGTAATAGTTAGAAAAAATACACCTGAACTAGTGGGTATGGTTAATTATATAGATAAGGATTATGAAAATATATTTTTACCAGATCTATTATGGCAAACTGTATTTAAAGAAGATTGTTATATAAATAAAAAGTATATATATTATTTTTTAAATACTAATTACTATAATAAACTAATAAAAACATTAGCAACAGGATCAAGTAAAAGTATGCCTAATATAAGAAAGGAAAACTTTCTAAATATTTTAATTTCAATACCTAGCAATAAAGAACAAAATAAAATCTCAATGGTATTATCTACTTTAGATAAATTAATCAAATTAAAACAAAAACTCCTACAAGAAAAACAAAAACATAAAAAAGGATTAATGGAGAGACTTTTAACAGGAAAGGTAAGGTTAAAAGGATTTGAGCGAAAATGGAATAAAATTAAGATTTCACAAATATTAAAAGTTAGAAATTATAAGAGTGAAGTAACAGAAGACTTAGAATTATATTCTCTTACGATTGAAGACGGAGTAACTCCAAAATCCGATAGATATAACAGAGAATTTTTAGTAAAGGAAGATAATAAAAAATATAAGATAACCAAATATAATGATATAGTATATAATCCAGCCAACCTTAGGTTTGGAGCGATTGCATTAAATAAAATACAGAAAGATGTTTTAGTATCTCCAATATATGAAACTTTATATATTAAAGATAATAAAAAGCATGATATAGATTTTATTTCAGCTATACTCACAAGTTATATACAAATTAAGAGGTTTTCAACTATGGCAGAGGGAACACTTGTCGAAAGAATGGCAGTTAAAATAAAAGATTTTATTAATTTTAGTATTAAAATACCTAATGATTTAAATGAAGGAAAGGAAATTGCTAAAATATTAAACACAGCTGATAAAGAAATAAATTTACTTAAAGAAGAAATAGAAGCATTAAAACAGCAAAAGAAAGGCTTAATGCAACTTATATTAACAGGAATTGTAAGAGTTAATGATAAGGAGAGGTAA